A single window of Zea mays cultivar B73 chromosome 10, Zm-B73-REFERENCE-NAM-5.0, whole genome shotgun sequence DNA harbors:
- the LOC100191493 gene encoding putative lectin-domain receptor-like protein kinase family protein: MLQRWRPAGRPSGLTTVSRGIYCLCTLLLLLLPSIHVPRARSLSFDLSFSKPQSPGLSQLVNCTGDAYITPDTLELTRNRRDQSSTYSLGRATYMHPVPLWDARTGETASFTTTFSFLISRDPSTFPGDGMAFFLGHFGSSIPTNSSGGMLGLMPAFTNGTGDGTVVAVEFDTFLNHANDDISGSHVGIDVNSLNSTAATDTSSTRNLTSGYEMVATVSYENVTRFLAVQLTIYDTSYNVNATVDLKSYLPERVAVGFSAATGKGGEQHQVLSWSFTSTLQEAPAPAPAPPPRALTPGSSTQQPKKTSSEGTLVVAVLVPLLSLLLACAAAAVLVWWKRRRRRRSSGGIGTSDDDDDDNGHRDQDGSRAELERGVAASGPRRYAYRDLAAATNYFAEDGKLGRGGFGSVYKGNLVVAGEARPVAIKVFSSESSAQGRKEFEAEVRIISRLKHRNLVQLLGWCDSRHGLLLVYELVAQGSLDRHLHSSSGDSGSESPFLAWPERYRIILGLGSALRYLHQEWEQRVVHGDIKPSNIMLDDALSAKLGDFGLARLGDHGGRWHTTNAVLGTAGYIDPEFVNTRHPSTHSDVYSFGIVLLEVVSGRAPVVLRQDEPPFVLLKWVWGLYGRNAILDAADQRLRTGDGLRHDQCMERVLVVGLWCAHPDQSERPSIAQAMHILQAEDARLPPLPPQMYKTASDLAVSGRAYGALSVESYSGGSFTTTTATTMTTTTTSSDSKISRGLSTTALLRDSKERA, translated from the coding sequence ATGCTGCAACGATGGCGGCCGGCCGGCCGTCCCTCGGGCCTCACCACCGTCTCGCGCGGCATCTACTGTCTCTgtacgctgctgctgctgctgctgccgtccATCCACGTCCCTCGCGCACGCTCGCTGTCTTTCGACCTCAGCTTCTCCAAGCCCCAGAGCCCCGGCCTCTCCCAGCTGGTCAACTGCACCGGCGACGCGTACATCACCCCGGACACGCTCGAGCTGACGAGGAACCGGCGTGACCAGAGCAGCACGTACAGCCTCGGCCGGGCCACGTACATGCACCCGGTGCCGCTGTGGGACGCCCGCACCGGCGAGACGGCCAGCTTCACCACCACCTTCTCCTTCCTCATCAGCCGGGACCCGAGCACGTTCCCCGGCGACGGCATGGCGTTCTTCCTCGGCCACTTCGGGTCGAGCATCCCCACCAACAGCAGCGGCGGCATGCTTGGCCTCATGCCGGCCTTCACCAACGGCACGGGCGACGGCACCGTCGTCGCCGTCGAGTTCGACACCTTCCTCAACCACGCCAACGACGACATCAGCGGCAGCCACGTGGGCATCGACGTCAACTCCCTCAACTCCACGGCGGCCACGGACACCAGCAGCACCAGGAACCTCACGTCCGGCTACGAGATGGTGGCCACCGTGTCGTACGAGAATGTCACCAGGTTCCTGGCCGTCCAGCTCACCATCTACGACACGTCGTACAACGTCAACGCGACCGTCGATCTCAAAAGCTACCTGCCGGAGCGCGTCGCGGTTGGCTTCTCCGCCGCGACTGGAAAAGGCGGCGAGCAGCACCAGGTGCTGTCGTGGTCATTCACGTCCACTCTGCAGGAAGCACCAGCACCGGCACCGGCACCGCCGCCGCGTGCTCTGACACCTGGCAGCAGCACCCAGCAGCCCAAGAAGACATCTTCAGAAGGAACACTGGTAGTCGCCGTGCTGGTGCCTCTGTTGTCGCTTCTCTTGGCGTGTGCAGCGGCAGCCGTGCTGGTCTGGTGGAAACGCAGGAGAAGGAGAAGATCGTCGGGAGGAATTGGaaccagcgacgacgacgacgacgacaacggtCACCGAGACCAGGACGGCAGCAGGGCGGAGCTCGAGAGGGGAGTGGCTGCCAGCGGGCCCCGCCGGTACGCGTACCGCGACCTGGCCGCCGCCACCAACTACTTCGCCGAGGACGGCAAGCTCGGCCGCGGGGGCTTCGGGAGCGTCTACAAGGGCAACCTCGTCGTCGCCGGCGAAGCGCGTCCGGTGGCGATCAAGGTGTTCTCGTCTGAGTCGTCGGCGCAGGGGAGGAAGGAGTTCGAGGCGGAGGTGCGGATCATCAGCCGCCTCAAGCACCGCAACCTGGTGCAGCTCCTGGGCTGGTGCGACAGCCGCCACGGCCTGCTGCTCGTGTACGAGCTGGTGGCCCAGGGCAGCCTGGACCGGCACCTCCACAGCAGCAGCGGCGACAGCGGCAGCGAGAGCCCCTTTTTGGCGTGGCCGGAGAGGTACCGGATCATCCTCGGCCTGGGCTCCGCGCTGCGGTACCTCCACCAGGAGTGGGAGCAGCGCGTGGTGCACGGCGACATCAAGCCCAGCAACATCATGCTGGACGACGCGCTCAGCGCCAAGCTCGGCGACTTCGGCCTGGCCCGGCTCGGCGACCACGGCGGGCGGTGGCACACCACCAACGCCGTGCTGGGCACCGCGGGCTACATCGACCCGGAGTTCGTCAACACGCGGCACCCGAGCACCCACTCCGACGTCTACAGCTTCGGCATCGTCCTCCTCGAGGTCGTCTCCGGCCGGGCCCCGGTGGTCCTGCGGCAGGACGAGCCGCCCTTCGTTCTGCTCAAGTGGGTGTGGGGCCTGTACGGCCGGAACGCGATCCTCGACGCGGCGGACCAGCGGCTGAGGACCGGCGACGGGCTCCGCCACGACCAGTGTATGGAGAGGGTGCTGGTCGTCGGGCTGTGGTGCGCCCACCCTGACCAGAGCGAGCGGCCGTCCATCGCACAGGCCATGCACATCCTGCAGGCGGAAGACGCCAGGCTCCCGCCGCTCCCGCCGCAGATGTACAAGACGGCGTCGGACCTCGCCGTCAGTGGACGTGCCTATGGAGCTTTGTCCGTTGAAAGCTACAGTGGTGGCTCCTTTACGACTACGActgcgacgacgatgacgaccaccaccaccagcagcgACTCTAAGATTTCTAGAGGCTTGTCGACCACGGCCTTGCTCCGAGATTCAAAAGAGAGAGCCTGA
- the LOC103640659 gene encoding acetylserotonin O-methyltransferase 3 yields MSPCAHAEQQEPDAPPLHNDHHRHQTYVELYHHGLHHVKSSALLCAVGLGIPGAIHRRGGAATVSDLVSGTGVHPAKRAQLRRLMRMLACFGIFGAAGGDEGESETVYTLTPVSSVLVGDKDKEASATSSASSPDMSALLRLLARPSTSVSTFFDMEEWFRDGGTTTLFETALGVASWSLTKSDAAYNRAMNEACVADTSLSMDIMLKDTGGCCGGGGASSVFGGGRLTSLVDVGGGHGAAAIAIANAFPHIKCTVLDLKQVIDKVPPAAATGTDRIINSTAATAVQFVAGDMFESIPPADAVLLRHVLDCWDDEHCVKILGQCKRAIPGREAGGKVIIINVVVGYGSPDKLVKETQVLFDMYMMRYDGSEREEHEWREIFSRAGFSDYKITPTLGFHSIIEVFP; encoded by the exons ATGTCGCCTTGTGCCCATGCAGAGCAGCAAGAGCCTGACGCTCCGCCTCTCCACAACGACCACCATCGCCACCAAACTTACGTGGAGCTGTACCACCACGGCCTTCACCACGTGAAGTCGTCGGCGCTGCTGTGCGCGGTTGGACTAGGCATCCCCGGCGCCATCCACCGCCGCGGCGGCGCAGCAACGGTCTCCGACCTCGTCAGCGGCACGGGTGTCCACCCGGCCAAGCGCGCGCAGCTCCGTCGGCTCATGCGCATGCTTGCCTGCTTCGGCAtctttggtgccgccggcggcgacgagggtgagaGCGAGACCGTCTACACGCTGACCCCCGTGTCCAGCGTCCTCGTCGGTGACAAGGACAAGGAGGCATCAGCGACCTCGTCAGCGTCCTCGCCTGACATGTCGGCACTGCTCCGGCTCCTGGCGCGCCCGAGCACGTCGGTCTCCACCTTCTTCGACATGGAGGAGTGGTTCAGAGACGGCGGGACCACGACGCTCTTCGAGACGGCACTCGGCGTGGCCTCATGGAGCTTGACGAAGAGCGACGCCGCGTACAACAGAGCCATGAACGAAGCCTGCGTCGCGGACACCAGCCTGTCCATGGACATCATGCTGAAAGATACCGGCGGCTGCTGCGGAGGAGGAGGCGCCAGCAGTGTCTTCGGCGGCGGCCGGCTCACCTCGCTGGTCGATGTTGGAgggggccatggcgccgccgctatTGCCATCGCTAACGCCTTTCCGCACATCAAATGCACTGTGCTGGACCTCAAACAAGTGATCGACAAGGTGCCGCCAGCTGCGGCCACCGGTACTGATCGTATCATCAATAGCACGGCGGCGACGGCGGTGCAGTTCGTCGCCGGTGACATGTTTGAGTCTATTCCACCTGCAGACGCTGTTCTTTTGAGG CATGTTTTGGACTGCTGGGATGACGAACACTGTGTGAAGATACTGGGACAGTGCAAGCGAGCAATTCCCGGCAGAGAAGCTGGAGGCAAAGTGATCATTATAAACGTGGTGGTCGGCTATGGATCACCGGACAAGCTTGTGAAGGAGACGCAGGTGCTGTTTGATATGTACATGATGCGGTACGATGGGTCCGAGCGGGAGGAGCACGAATGGAGAGAAATATTTTCGAGAGCTGGGTTCAGTGACTACAAGATCACGCCCACGTTAGGTTTCCATTCTATCATCGAGGTTTTCCCATGA
- the LOC103640661 gene encoding acetylserotonin O-methyltransferase 2, giving the protein MSPCAHAEQQEPDAPPLHNDHHRHQTYVELYHHGLHHVKSSALLCAVGLGIPGAIHRRGGAATVSDLVSGTGVHPAKRAQLRRLMRMLACFGIFGAAGGDEGESETVYTLTPVSSVLVGDKDKEASATSSASSPDMSALLRLLARPSTSVSTFFDMEEWFRDGGTTTLFETALGVPPWSLTKSDAAYNRAMNEACVADTSLSMDIMLKDTSGGASSVFGGGRLTSLVDVGGGHGAAAIAIANAFPHIKCTVLDLKQVIDNKVPPAAAAGTDRIINSTVQFVAGDMFESIPPADAVLLRHVLDCWDDEHCVKILGQCKRAIPGREAGGKVIIINVVVGYGSPDKLVKETQVLFDMYMMRYDGSEREEHEWREIFSRAGFSDYKITPTIGFHSIIEVFP; this is encoded by the exons ATGTCGCCTTGTGCCCATGCAGAGCAGCAAGAGCCTGACGCTCCGCCTCTCCACAACGACCACCATCGCCACCAAACTTACGTGGAGCTGTACCACCACGGCCTTCACCACGTGAAGTCGTCGGCGCTGCTGTGCGCGGTTGGACTAGGCATCCCCGGCGCCATCCACCGCCGCGGCGGCGCAGCAACGGTCTCCGACCTCGTCAGCGGCACGGGTGTCCACCCGGCCAAGCGCGCGCAGCTCCGTCGGCTCATGCGCATGCTTGCCTGCTTCGGCAtctttggtgccgccggcggcgacgagggtgagaGCGAGACCGTCTACACGCTGACCCCCGTGTCCAGCGTCCTCGTCGGTGACAAGGACAAGGAGGCATCAGCGACCTCGTCAGCGTCCTCGCCTGACATGTCGGCACTGCTCCGGCTCCTGGCGCGCCCGAGCACGTCCGTGTCCACCTTCTTCGACATGGAGGAGTGGTTCAGAGACGGCGGGACCACGACGCTCTTCGAGACGGCACTCGGCGTGCCCCCATGGAGCTTGACGAAGAGCGACGCCGCGTACAACAGAGCCATGAACGAAGCCTGCGTCGCGGACACCAGCCTGTCCATGGACATCATGCTGAAAGACACCAGCGGAGGCGCCAGCAGTGTCTTCGGCGGCGGCCGGCTCACCTCGCTGGTCGATGTTGGAgggggccatggcgccgccgctatTGCCATCGCTAACGCCTTTCCGCACATCAAATGCACTGTGCTAGACCTCAAACAAGTGATCGACAACAAGGTGCCACCAGCGGCCGCCGCCGGTACTGATCGTATCATCAATAGCACGGTGCAGTTCGTCGCCGGTGACATGTTTGAGTCTATTCCACCTGCAGACGCTGTTCTCCTAAGG CATGTTTTGGACTGCTGGGATGACGAACACTGTGTGAAGATACTGGGACAGTGCAAGCGAGCAATTCCCGGCAGAGAAGCTggaggcaaggtgatcatcataAACGTGGTGGTCGGCTATGGATCACCGGACAAGCTTGTGAAGGAGACGCAGGTGCTGTTTGATATGTACATGATGCGGTACGATGGGTCCGAGCGGGAGGAGCACGAATGGAGAGAAATATTTTCGAGAGCTGGGTTCAGTGACTACAAGATCACGCCCACGATAGGTTTCCATTCTATCATTGAGGTTTTCCCATGA